The DNA region TGTTCTTGCTAAGATTAGCCTTAAGTATGAAATGGGAACATACTTGGGAAAGATTAGGAAAATCCTTAAAATGCTGCTGTAGCCAGTAATGATTAGGGAAGCTGGATGTTTAGCTTAGAGTCGCTCTAGTTGAGACTGATTAAAatccctgctgcttttctctctgtttgtttatttagcTATGGGCATGCCCTGTTGCCAGGTGAAGGTGCAGCAATGGCAGAGTATGTAAAAGCAGGAAAACGCATACCTCGGAGAGGTGAGATTGGCCTGACCAGTGAAGAAATAGCATCGTTTGAGAGCTCTGGTTATGTAATGAGTGGCAGCAGGTATGTTTTTGATGATGGTAATGTTTCAGTAACGTTTTCCAAAGCTGCTTCCTTTGTTGGCCTGCTGAAAAGCTGTTTCCAGGCTCTAGCTGAAAGCTCTGAAGAGCACGTGCTCTGTATGCTTCCAGTGATGGATGCTGAACTCTACTGCTATATATAGATGCATAGTTCCTTAAGGTCACTTTTTcctgaagaataaaaattatttccagatAGCATGCTTCTAATTCTCTTTATTTCAAATTCGATGCTTGTCTCTGATGGCTTAAGGGTTGTGTGTTTGGACAGCAGAGGTTATGCACTGCCTCTTCGGTATGAGACAAATCAGTGTGGGAGGTTTGCCAtaccttctttttctgtcagtACAAAAGGAGGTTAATTTGTATTTTGGCAAGCTAGCACCCTGACACCCTGGGATCATGAGGGATTCCTGCTCTGCGAGCAGACACTCTCAGAAGTCAGCTCAGCCACGCTCATTCCTTGGAGGTTTCTGTGCAGTTTGGGTTCTCTGGTTTAGGTGTCTTTGTTTATTAGCTCCTCAAAACCTTCAGGTTAGTTATTGGATggaagctgtgctggggcaTTACATCCTTCTGCTTGTGCTTATGTATACAATATCTTCCTCCACAGACATCGTCGAATGGAAGCTGTGCGTCTGCGTAAAGAGAACCAAATTTACAGCGCAGATGAAAAGAGAGCTCTGGCATCCTTCAACcaggaagagaggagaaaaagagagaataagATCCTTGCAAGCTTTCGAGAGATGGTCTACAGAAAGACTAagggcaaagaagaaaaataattccccATTTGAACTGTATGCCATAGATGCTGTCAAGCAGCAGCTGACCTGTTCCAGCTCTCATTTGAAAAAAGCTGCAAGTGCTGCAGTGCCTTTCACCCAACAGGACCAAGCCCCAGGAACTGATGATTTGTATCAAGAAAACAGGATTACTTCTATCAGATTTTCTTGGATGATTTGCTCACCACCTGCAAGGAATCCCTGTAAATTGAAAGATTACAGGGAAGGAACAGGCAAGGAAAGCTGGAGGTAGTCAAGTTCTGCGCTCATTCAGAATTGGACAAACAGGTGGATTCCATGGGAGAGCTCTGGGACATGCTGCTGATGCTGATAAgtgctgttttgcatttttttctcattaatgaGAGTAGATTGGCCATCACAAGCAAGCTGCTACTGATGGTTATGAAAATTAAGGAATCCCTAAATTcttgtttatgtatttttcataagttttagatatttttttttatcaaaagaACATTGAGTTTGTTTTGTGATTCCAAGTACACTTGTAAATAGAAATAAGTTTGTAATTTAATATAGATTACCTTCAGTTACTTTAAAGGAAGCAGACTGCAACTGGGGTATAAGATGACAGTAACAGTAGTAGCAAGGTCTGGTCTGGATTGTACCAAACCCTGTGGTCAACAAGTAAGTTGCTTGCTTCTATTTCTACTATGTTATACATAGGTATTGGAGCAGTGGGGTGCAGTGGTTGGAACCTGGTTGTAGACAGGTGGTAACAAGGAAGTatctttcaatttattttattttattttgtctatgGAAATGTTCTAGATTAAAGTCTTATTTTAACTTCtgtgttattttcattttgtctgtttCAGTAGTATGGCATGGCTCTTTTAAAACTGTACTCAAAGGCTACTGATGGTGGCTACCTTTGATTCAACTGTGTATTTCCAAAAAGAAGggagttatttttttctgaagtgtatttaaaaacagaatgtaTTCTtgagggtatttttttttcttcttcttgtgtCTGTGTTGTAATTTTGGCAGCGGAGATGACTTGAATGTTTGTGTAGcaaaaataatagaatggctggggttggaagagaccttgaagTCCCAActccccccagctcaggctgcccaaggcccacCCAGCCAGACCTTGGGCTCCTCCAAGGatgagcacccacagctctgggcagcagtgccagggcctcagcaCTCTCTGAGCGAAGAATTTCCTCCAAGTATCTAACCTAATCTCTCTTCTCCGAATTTAAAGCCATGACCTCTGGGAAGATTCCTTGACAAAGAGTCTGTCCTCACATTTTCAAtaggccccttcaggtactgaaaggccacaatgaggtctctctgaagccctttcttctccaggctaaacaagcccagctccctcagcctttctttagaggagaggtgctccagccctatgagcatctccatggccTCCTCTGAACCCAGTATAACAGCTttgcatccttcttgtgctggaggctctgggcctggatgcagtactccaggtggggccttgtgagggcagagcagaggacaACAACCCCCTTCCTTGTCCTGTTGCCACCCCTCTCTTGATGTAGCCCAGTACACTGTTGGCCTTGCAGGCTGCAAAaccatgctgctggctcatgtccagccttttttttttttgtctaccagaatccccaagtccttctccaccCTCTCAGTGTGTGCTTCTCCCGGACTGTATACATATCCGGGATTGCCCCGATTCAATTGCAACACCTTGTTCTTGGCCTTTTTGTACTCTATGAACTTCTCAtaggcccacttttcaagcctgtccaggtccctctggatggcatcccttccttctatcgtgtcaactgcaccactctGTCATCAGCTAATCTCATTATccatgtcattgataaagacgttgaagagcactggtcccaagatggacccctggaGGACACAATTCATCGTgggcctccacctggacataaaGCCATTGATCACAACCTTCTGGCTGCCACCATCCAACCTCTTCATTGCCCTGATAGGCccagtaatttctttttgcccTAGAGTTCTGCAGGTCTGGCATTCACAAATGGCACACGCAGCCCAGCTGCTTCTTCCTGTCTGCGCTCTGGAGCCTGGTTCTGTCTGACCTTTTGCACTCACCCATATCTGCAAGGGACTGTCATATAAAAccagcagccagctcagccCATAGTTTAACACTGATTTAATTCTGCTTCCACACCTACAAGTTAATCCACAAGTTAAGAAGAAATAACCATTTTTCCTTCATCGCGTTGATTCTCCTCAAAATACCAACAGAGTGGTGGTGAGTTGGAGTTGTTTATGGTGATTTAAGCCTTTCCCTGagtatgattttattttcaatgatGTCCTTCAACCACTTTTCTCTAAATCGACAGTGCTCTGGTCTGGAGAAAAGAGTAAAAAGGGcaaatagcaagaaaaatgaaaatgcctATCAGCTTCAAAAATCAATGCTTGCTAGAACTGCACAAAGCTATTAAAAACTCATTACGTAGAATGCAGATGTGGCTGCTCACACGTGATAGAGTGAAAGCAGGGTCCTTTGGTTTTGCTTAACAAAATATTGACATCACACTCTCTTATATTAGTGTGAACATCTCATTTACAACAGGCTTATTGCTTGTTTTAGCAAGGAACAGCTTGCTAGAACCTCCCCAGTCATGGCAGTGATAAAAAAGCAACGGTGCGCACCTGTGAATCAGCCTGCTGGACTCCAGAAAGAAGAATACCTCCACAGGCAGGGTCTGCAAGAGAGGAGAGACAGGGTGAAGTTCACATACTGAGCTACAGgaccaaaaaaaggaaatgttttgatTAGATGAGAACTAATATCTATCCCTTTAAAAACAATTCTATGTAACGTTTCTGATACTGATTAGCACCATTTTAAGTTTTGATTTATGGCCTCTAAATTTTCTCTTCATAAGGGAATGACTCAGAAATTCCAATGTTAATTTTGTGCTAGGATAAGATTTGTGACCAGTGGCAGTGATTTCTGGGTTGCTGCGTGGGGGTTCATAGCCACCAGCTAGGAAGGCTAAGGTACAGTATGACAACAGGGGACATAAAAGCCTACACTGTGCAGGTTCAGTTTGGTCTTGAGTCACAAAATACCATTGTACAGGTGAATACTGAGCTGTGGAAGTGTACATAATATGATTAATTAAAGAATTTCAGTAACAAGTGCAATGGAAACTTAAAGGAAGGagtaaaaaggaggaaataccTTTAGAATATTATGCTTTACAAATTAGTTTTCTCAAGCCTTTTCCAGAATATAACGTAATATGATACCAAggcaaaaatattaaatatggTCCCGATAATAAAATTGGTCCCTTTGGAGTGTAGCTACAAACTTTAACTCCAAAGATCTGTTGTTAGAGGCTAGAACTGTTGAAATTACTGCTTCCTCTCGTTCAAGGTAAAGAAAGCTGGTGTTTGGCTGCTGTGCCTTAAAGGATTGCTGTGTGCCACTTCTGAATACTTACGACAGGTTTGATTTTTGAGATCTCTATCACAAAATAGGTGCTTGCTGTTGCTAGTGGGATGGGTTTTCTGCGTGTTGGGATGCTCCAGACAACTCTGTAGTGGTACTTTTTGCTGTACCGAAGATCTTCTTCCCAGAGAAACTCTGAGCAGTGAAGCCAGCTCTTGTGAAGCTCCCATGTCTGCTGAACAAACAGAGCACACTCTGTCTAGCAGACATAACCAAAGGGAGGTGCTAAAGGAACTGGGTGctcttatttaatttttcacaCTGTTCAACAGTAAGAGGGCACAATCTAACTGAGTGATTGGAATTGTCACTCACGGAAATGTATTCTTCGATTTGCTGCTGTCCCCTCTCCACTGAGAAGTCTTCACATGTTGTCCACTGAATATTTCTGACGGTGTATTCAGCTTCTGAAAAGGATAAAATGCTGTGAGAATCCTTCTGGGAAAGCTCTGACACTCGGTAAGACATGTAAATAGAGCAAGCTCCTTACCTTCTTTTTTCTGCACGTTGTTTAGATAATATTCTTGTGCAGTATGTATTGCCTTTTTCACAATCATGTGGGCTACCTTCTCAGTggcagcattttcattttccttgtcCATTGTCTTGACCTCTGGAAAGAGAAGCTGTTACCTTGGAAATGTCGTTCCCAGGCTGGGGGAGGACTGGGGGAGAGTAGTTAGGTGGTGGCTGGCAGTGCCTGAAGGAGCTCCACCACTGCTCTTTGTGTTCTGTTGGCATGGCAACCCATGAGCCAACAGTGCCCAAGGACATTTTGGGAACGGAACCggcctgcagctctgcaagcacagcctgctgcacagagcttcctTGGCACACAGCTCTCAAAGCCTGAGGGCTGCTGATGGCAGAAACTTCAGACATTTTCATAAAAAACAGGGTGCAAAATCCCCAGCAGCCACTCTTCCATGACAGGGGGGTGTTACCACAGGAACAAACAGGCAGCTTTGACAAAATCCAAGGCTGACAATATTTAGGAAGCCTGAGCAGCTGGCAGGCCTGACTTACCCACCTTCTTGTGGAGCCCGAGCACAGAGTGCCCCCAGAGAAGCATCAGATGCTTCTGGCCCTGCTCAGGGGCACAAACCATGACGGATGTATTGCTCAGGAGGACTGAGAAACTCTTCAGTCACTTCCCAACCACCCCTTGCAGGAATTCAGATGCAAATTTGAGTCTAAGCTTGCTGTCATTTATGCTGGTGTAAATTCAGAACTCTACTTACATCCGTGTATTTTCTATTCCCACAATATTTGTTACTTTTTCAGTGTGGCTACAAGCAAATAAAGGAAACTGCATTACCAAGACATTTCTGTAGAACAGAGAAACAGGCTTAGCTACAGTTAACACACGATCTCTAGTGGGTATCCTCAGTATAAGGGTTGTTTGTTGCCAGCCTGGTGCTATTTCTGTAGCCTTTGTGTAGCTAAGGCTTAATTTTCTAGCCACAGTGGTTTCAGAAATTTCTAGTTTATGTGACTGTGTCTTGTTCAGTATCTGATTGCTTCTGGTTGTTCCACACCTCTGTGCCTCACAGTGAAACACTTGATTCAGTGTGATGTGACAGTATGCTCCCTGCCACCCACGgccttccttccctcaactgCCTCTTTAGACCTGACCTTACAGACAAGGCCGATGGACATTGAGCAGCAGTACTGATAATGCTTTTGCTAAGGTAGATTAACAACCACAAATCTGCCTCAGACCTGGGGGGCTGAAAGAGCTGATAGCAGACACCTTATTCAATAGCTGAAGACCAATTGAGCATGCTCCTAAAAAGCTATGAGTCAATCATACCCCATAAGCAGGGACTCAGCCCAAGAGCCTACCTGagctctcctgcacagcagctggctgcacaACAGGATCTCCCCATAAGTAGGGAAACCTATTGAGGTTACGCTTGTGCAGAGATCTCATACTTGATGTCAAGACAGCATGCTGATAGAGATCCTTGGTAAGTGACTAATAGTGTGTTTTAGGCTTTGTTAGCCTCTCTAAGATCACATCTTATAATGGTTGAAAGCTCTACTAACTTCACTAAGACTATATATTAGATTGACTGTGCACATATAATCCTTTAGACATAAACTGTTGACCAAATCTAGGACTAGGAGTAGATCCAGCTGTGCTTGGGCTCTTTACCTTCATTGATCATGTTTAAGAAGCAAGGGTTTCCACTCTGAACCTCATGGCTCAATGGGAGGGCTTCCTATGTATTTGCCCTACCCTCTATGCAGTAAATAATCAAATGTATCTAGTTATCTCAAATCTTGTTAAGTTGCTGTTAAGTCACTACGTTATATCTAcattatgtaaataaatatattctagCTTCTCTCTTATGAGTGCCATATAATATCATGTTTTCATCCTGCAACAAGTGACACAAGATCTGCATTTCACTTCCACATCCGACATCTTGCAActagcaatttttcttttccagaggaAATTAATTCCATCCAAATCTTACAGCAACACAGATACGATGGTTAAATACACGTATATCTTTATTAGAGACCTAGGTTGTCGTATACAGATCTGTGGCTTCTTTGAGGTGTGCTGCCTTAGTCTATGTTCTCCAGACcctgaaaaagaaagagtgaACAAGTAACAGCAGCACACGCACAACTCTTGTCCCCAAACCATGTCTGCTGGGCAGAAGGCACAGCTCAACGTGCCACTTTTCAACCCCCATTCCTCACGCACCCAAACCATAACAAAACCCTTGTCCCAGCAGCACCCCGTGCCCAGCTCAGGGCGCACGGCCCTTCCCAGCACCTGCCTTGGATACGTAGTACTTGTTGACCCCCGACAGCCTCCGGTCCCTCTCCATCAGCGTCCATTGGTACGGATTGCGGGCAACCCTCTTCTCCTGCGGGCACACGGGGCTGCGCGTTATGGAGCGGCACGGGGAAAGCGCAAAGCGGGGGGCGAAGGGAAAGGGGGCGGGAGGCAGGCCGCGGCCCGAGGAGCCTCGGAGTGTCGAGGCGGTCCGGGAGCGCTGACCTTGCCGCCGTTGAACCACCGGTGCATGTAGATGGTGGAGAGACCGGGGACGCTGAGGCAGACGCCCATGATGGCCATGCCAGGCAGGATCTCGTACCACATCGCGCCGGTACCGCCACCACCGTCCCCGCTTCCAGTTCGGCTGAGGGCACACCCAGCACGCCCCGCGCCGGGAGCTGCAGACCTCCCGGTCGCGCGGGGCACGCCGGAAGTCGTAGTTTTCCGCTCCGCGCGGGGCACGCCGGAAGTCGTAGGTTTCCGCTCCGCGCGGGGCACGCCGGAAGTCNNNNNNNNNNNNNNNNNNNNNNNNNNNNNNNNNNNNNNNNNNNNNNNNNNNNNNNNNNNNNNNNNNNNNNNNNNNNNNNNNNNNNNNNNNNNNNNNNNNNCGCCGAGCGCGAGCGGCTGGAGCGGCCCAAGGACAAGAAGGAGACGCTGAGCAAGGTGCGGCCCGGGCCGAACGAGACAGGCGCGTCGGGGAGGGAGTGGAAGACGAAcggggagaggaagggaaagagaaagagaaggagaagggggGGGCGGCCCTCGGCGCTGCCGTAACGCCGGGCCGTGCTGCAGGTGGTGATCCGGCGGCTGCCGCCCAGCCTCACCCgggagcagctggaggagcaccTGCAGCCTTTGCCAGAGCACGACTACTTCGAGTTCTTCGCCAACGACTCCAGGTAGGGCCCCGCCCGCTGCTCCCCGCCTCGCGTCCCGCCCGCCCGCCTCTCACTGCCTCTTCCCGCAGCCTGTACCCGCACGTCTTCTCCCGCGCCTACATCAACTTCAGGAACCAGGAGGACATCGTGCTGTTCCGAGACCGCTTCGATGGCTATGTCTTCGTGGATCACAAAGGCAGGTGGCCCGGGGGCTGGAGGGCGGCGTGCGGGCCGTTTCTGCCTCTTGGCAGCACCGTGAACGTGGTGGAAGATATCCAAATAAAAATAGCACCTTACGCTCAGTGGGAAGTAAGTTAGGTTAATTTTAGGTATCAGATGTCAAATGTGGGTGTGCTCAGCTCAGGTGGTGCTGGAGCTGTTATAGAGGCAAGGTTGGTGTCAGCGTGGCTAATGCTCGTGCCCCTCATTGTGTGAGGGTGAGCAGAGCGCTGGGTGTTGTCCTTCCCACTGGGTGGAGGCTGAGGTCAGTGGTGTCACCTCGCTCTGCCTCTCCTTGCTCCAACGGTTCCATACTTTTGATCACTCTGTAATACCATTCAAGGCCTGTCTCACACCAGAGTGAGCTGCCTTGGTTTTGTGCAGggagcatttttttccctgcaacCCAAATTGTGGAGTTGTCTGATCTCCAGAGACGTTGTGGAAACACTTGTGGGAAACAAGTGTTGCTCTTGGGGTGCTTCTCCAAGAGTTTGAGTGCTACTTAGCTATGTTCTAACTGTGCCTTAAATATTCAATGCATCTCACATCCTTTactttcacattaaaaaaaaccaaaactgctTATATTGGGTAACACCAGTCCTTGCTACTCTCTCACTTAAAATCTCACGTTCAGTGGAAGCTGTGACAGGAGTAGTCCTCTGGGCTTTGGTAGACTGAGAACTTCCCACTTAGCTTTGTTTCAAATCTGTATGGATCTTTTAATCCATCTGGGTGTTTTATGTGACATGCAGCTCTGCCTGTAGAAACCTTTTATTTAGGAGGTGCATAATGGGGTTCTAATAATGCCTGTGTATTTTCTAAAGATGCTCCTTTGTAATGTAATGGCTCATTCACCATATTTACCACGCCAAAGAATAGCGCTAGGTTAATGTTGCCATAAGTGCAGTGTCCCTGTTGGAAAATAAAACTCCAAAGCCTGTTTGCAGTGTGTGGATGTTACATTCTACTGCATTTTGTCAAAAAGTGAGATTTGCCTTAGTCGCCTTAAGGTGAAACGTTCCCTGCTGCTTGCACAGCACAGATGTGGTCTGCaggatgagggctgtgcagggtAAGGGAGGTGGCTGAGCTGGCAGCTGTGGGCATCTGGTATTTCCCCCTTGTTCAGGGTCTGCAAATCTGGTATTCTGTTAACATTGCAAGACAACTTGTTTCATGAATTTTGCTCTCTCTAAAAGCGTTATTTAATtaaatagctttgaaaataatttatgttttatGTTGTTCTGTTAGTCCCTTCTAGTATTGCGTGTTTCTGGCATAGCTCATCTTTCTGTTCTAGACATGCATGATATGCTCTATTTAACGCCTGTTTCGTTTCTGTCTTAATGCagtttttcccctcctctcttAAAAGGTCAGGAATATGCTGCCATAGTAGAGTTTGCACCTTTCCAGAAAGCTGCAAagaagaagagcaagaaaaaggaTGCCAAAACGGGGACAATTGAAGATGGTATTAAAGCTGGCTAGTTTGTTTTGCATGCCTAGAGACTTGAAAGCCCTAAAAGTAGTTTGAATGCAGTATTTTGTGTATTGATAGATTTACACGTAAGCCTTATTACTGCTGCTTTATTGGCTGCAGATCTGTTAAATATAGCTGTCATATTTACAGCAAATTCTTTGAGGGTGGACAGTTCATGCAAGGCATCATGTAAACACTGCAATTTCACTAGTCTACTCCAAACTTCCATCAGTGACCAAGTGGATTATTTTCGTGCTCCagtacctttttttcttctctctgtagACCCAGAGTACAAGAAGTTTTTGGAAAGTTACAGTGCAGATGATGAGAAGTTAACCTCCACTCCTGAAACCTTATTGGAGGAAATAGAGGCAAGAAACAAAGAGCTGATTGGTATGGAAATCTGCATGCTAAGTTACGTTTTCCTAAAGCACCAAGCAAAGTATGTGGTGTATCTTTAAGCTGTGATTTCTCAGCCTTGAGGTGTCTGAAAGTTTTTTCACGTGGTGTTGTTAAACCTTTAGGCTAATATACTCAGTGTGCTTNNNNNNNNNNNNNNNNNNNNNNNNNNNNNNNNNNNNNNNNNNNNNNNNNNNNNNNNNNNNNNNNNNNNNNNNNNNNNNNNNNNNNNNNNNNNNNNNNNNNTTTTTACTCTCATGATgtaaatttttctctttaagttTTATATGGTAATCTTCCTTTGGGTTTTGAACTGCTAATCAGATGTTTATTAGCTGCACAAGGCTGTGGAGTGGCTGCGTTTTGGTGAGGTATGGTGATGTTCTGTTGTGCTTGAGTAAAACAGGCTAGAATACTCTCTCTGGAGCATGCTATAAGTATCAGTGAGGAAAGCTGAGAAACAGATAAGGCAGGGTAAATGTCTCTTTACATACAGGTATGCTGGAAGACTTACAAACATCCTAAACAAAATTTTAGAATTGTAATGATTGTTGTGGAGTAGGGTTGGGATACTTGTTTCACTGCTGTATTGCTGGATGGAAGAGAAGGTAG from Meleagris gallopavo isolate NT-WF06-2002-E0010 breed Aviagen turkey brand Nicholas breeding stock chromosome 9, Turkey_5.1, whole genome shotgun sequence includes:
- the AKAP14 gene encoding A-kinase anchor protein 14 isoform X1, which gives rise to MDKENENAATEKVAHMIVKKAIHTAQEYYLNNVQKKEEAEYTVRNIQWTTCEDFSVERGQQQIEEYISQTWELHKSWLHCSEFLWEEDLRYSKKYHYRVVWSIPTRRKPIPLATASTYFVIEISKIKPVTLPVEVFFFLESSRLIHRPEHCRFREKWLKDIIENKIILRERLKSP
- the AKAP14 gene encoding A-kinase anchor protein 14 isoform X2, which encodes MDKENENAATEKVAHMIVKKAIHTAQEYYLNNVQKKEEAEYTVRNIQWTTCEDFSVERGQQQIEEYISTWELHKSWLHCSEFLWEEDLRYSKKYHYRVVWSIPTRRKPIPLATASTYFVIEISKIKPVTLPVEVFFFLESSRLIHRPEHCRFREKWLKDIIENKIILRERLKSP
- the NDUFA1 gene encoding NADH dehydrogenase [ubiquinone] 1 alpha subcomplex subunit 1, coding for MWYEILPGMAIMGVCLSVPGLSTIYMHRWFNGGKEKRVARNPYQWTLMERDRRLSGVNKYYVSKGLENID